CCATCAAAATAGATTACTGTGACATTTctaaactaatgaagatattttgaaaattaactagagctatcactaaaggtgatgaatgtacccccccgcatgcactgacacagtacattgcaatttgacactcacaagattgcataattatgtggactgtatgtatacagtatagtaacaaaaaacaaagtcccacaactatgcagaatatttatctaaaagaatgtaacaagcaccatgcacaactagggttggtactgatcacttgtgtgaagtttcattaaactgtgtgcaagggtttggtagattaggcacgcacaagattgcatatgcagactgtatgtacatagtatgttaacaagaaacaaagtcccataactctgcaatttttgtcgctgaaagaacttaacatgtcccatgcacaacttctgttgttactgatcacttgtgtgaagtttcattaaattgtgtcaaggggatgaggagagatggtgcgcacaagattgtgtctatgtatatagtatagtaacaaaaaaaacaaagtcccataactctgcaatttttttttctaaaagaacctaacatgccccatgcacaactactgttggtactatcacttgtgtgaagtttcattaaattgtgtcaaggggatgaggagagatggtgcgcacaagattgtgtctatgtatatagtatagtaacaaaaaaacaaaggcccataactctgcaaattttttctctaaaagaacctaacaagccccatgcacaactactgttggtactgatcacttgtgtgaagtttcattaaattctgtcaaggggataaggagagatggtgcgcacaagattgcgtctacggacagacagacaacctgaaaccagtatatcccccctaacaactttgttgtcggagaggggggggggggtacaaaaaagtTCCTATTGCCACCATCTTTAGACTGatgtttatttaacaaatagTCAAGGTCTTggagtggtttgtcgtctaatatATCACAGTTCCgaattcagatgcaaaggaatcgAACCACGAGGGAGTTGGACAATGTGGTttaatactgaagcatctgaacgaggAACCGTGTTAAATAAGAAGTTtaaccacaagaaggccttgattgtttacATTCTTAcatattcattgaaatattttcgttAACAGTTATGCTTGGCTTCAATTATTCGAATAGTAATGAACTGGACGTCATTCGGCAATTTGATGTCGTAACTGATGAAATAATAGTCTCTTATCAGTTTGCACATCAACTGTCAATGCAGAATATACAGAACTTGGACTTCTTTTTTTACCTGGCGATCAAATTGAGCCAAGTtagaatgtataatgtcatatgtAAAGAGAAACCACAGAAATAAAGTTTGGAGAAAAGGTGAATCAAACAGCAGAACTTATTTTGTCAATTACAAATGAtaattaaaactgaaacaagagggtcatgatgaccctggattactcacctgagtaatatgagctacatgtttcaaatgtcaaactaatgatttttagaaattttttggaagattttccgatgtacaatcaagtaacccatggggcGGGACCAATTTTACCtcgggagtcatgatttgaacaaattttgtagaagtctactaggcaatgctacatgtcaaatatctaagctctagtaggccttctggtttacttttagaaaattatgaagatttttctatgtacaatcaagtaaccccattgggtggggtcagttttgacctcggggggtcatgatttgaacaaattttgtagaggtccactaggcaatgctacatgtcaaatatctaagctctatgccttctggtttatttttagctcacctgtcacgaagtgacaaggcaagctattgtgaccgcttgatgtccgtcgtctgtcaacaatttctaaaaaaatcttcttcttggacaccacttggcagaattacacaggaatgatccttgggtggccccctttcaaaattgttcaaagaattgaattccatgcaaaactggttgccatggcaaccgaaaggaaaaactttagaaatcttcttgtccaaaaccacagggcctagggctttgatatctggtgtgtagcatcatctagtggtcctttaccaatattgttcaaattatccccctagggtcaaaagtggccccgccccgggggtcacatcgtttatatagacttacctaccaagattgttcaaattatgccccctagggttacatggtttatatagacttatatggggaaaactttgaaaatcttcttgtacaaaaccacatggcctagggctttgatagttggtatgtatcatcatctagtggtcctctaccaagattattcaaattatccccctagggtcaaatatggccctgccctggggtcccaagttttacatagacttatatagggaaaaaagtttaaaaatcttcttgtctgaaaccacaacatttCGACCTTtgatttggtttgtagcattgtcttatggtactcaaccaaaattgtacaaattgtaccccttggattaaaagaggccctgccctagtggtcccaagttttatatagacttatataggaaaaaagctttaaaaatattcttgtctgaaactatacgacctaggcttttgatatttggtatgatgcattgtctagtagtcctctaccaaaattgttccaattatgcccctggagttaaaagaggccttgccctggggtcacttagttattatgtgagtaatataggaaaaatacttaacaagaggaccatgatggtcctgaatcgctcacctgtccccacatgacccagttttgaacggAGTATGAAgccgtttttttctattatttgacatagtgacctagttttagagctcatgtgacccagttttgaacttgacctagacaccatcgagataaaaattctgaccaattttcatgaagatcatttgaaaaatatggcctcaagagaggtcacaaggtttttctattatttgacctaatgaccttgtttttgaaggcacgtgatccagtttcgaacttgatctagatattatcaaggtgaacattttcaccaattttcatgaagatctcatgaaaagtatggcctctagaaaggataaaaggcttttctattatttgacctaatgacctagtttttgaccgcacatgacccagtttcgaacctgacctagatatcatcaaggtgaacattctcaccaattttcatgaagatctccagaacagtatggcctctagagaggtcacaaggttttctatttttaggcctactgacctagtttttgaccgcacatgacccattttcgaatttgacctagatattatcaaggtgaacattcagaccaattttaataaagatccattgaaaaatatggcctctagagaggtcacaaggtttttctaattttagacctactgacctagttttacaccgcatgtgacccacttttaaacttgacatagatatcatcaagttgaacattctgaccaattttcatgaagatccattgaaaaatatggcctctagggaggtcacaaggattttctatttttagacctactgacctagttttggatcgcatgtaaccaagtttcaaacttgacctagatatcatcaagatgaacattctgaccaattttcatgaagatccattgaaaaatatggcctctagggaggttgcaaggtttttctattcttagacctaatgacctagtttttgacccactttcaaacttgacctagatatcatcaaggtgaacattctgaccaattttcatgaagatccattgaaaaatatggcatttagagaggtcactaggttttttctatttttagacctaatgaccttgtttttgacccactttcaaatttgacctagatatcatcaagatgaacattcagaccaactttcatgaagatccattgaaaaatatggcctctagagaggtcacaaggtttttctatttttagacctactgacctagttttggaccacacatgacccagtttcgaacttgacctagatatcatcaagctgaacattctgaccaaatttcatgaagatccattgaaacatatggcctctagggaggtcgtatggtttttctatttttagacctactgacctagttttggaccgcacttgacccagtttcgaacttgacctagatatcatcaagatgaacattctgaccatctttcataaagatcccatgaacaagagctgtctccataggatgacacatgcccccgatggcactttgaatgaatagttatggccgatgttagagtttacgacctttgacctacggagctgggtcttgatagcgacacgtcgtcttactgtgtcacacattcatacgtagttattttaaaatccatgcatgaatgacaaagatatggaccggacacgcccatcaatgcactatcatgaaaaatgacctttaacgtctaagtgtgaccttgacctttgagctatggacctgggtcttgcgcactacacgtcgtcttactgtggtacacattcatgccaagttatttgaaaatccatctatggatgacaaagatatggatcggacacgcccatcaatgcactatcctttaacgtctaagtgtgaccttgacctttgagctacggacctgggtcttgcgcgcgacacatcgtcttactgtggtacacattcatgccaagttatttgaaaatccatccatggatgacaaagatatggaccggacacgcccatcaatgcactatcatgaaaaatgacctttaacgtctaagtgtgaccttgacctttgagctatggacctgggtcttgcgcacgacacgtcgtcttactgtggtacacattcatgccaagttatttgaaaatccatccatggatgacaaagatatggaccggacacgcccatcaatgcactatcctttaaagtccaagtgtgaccttgacctttgagctacggacctgggtcttgcgcgcgacacgtcgtcttactgtggtacacattcatgccaagttatttgaaaatccatccatggatgacaaagatatggatcggacacgcccatcaatgcactatcctttaatgtctaagtgtgaccttgacctttgagctacggacctgggtcttgcgcgcgacaagtcatcttactgtggtacacattcatgccaagttatttgaaaatccatccatcgatgacaaagatatggaccggacacgaaaattgcggacagactgacagacggttcaaaaactatatgcctcccttcggggccataaaaatgtgacctctagagtggtcacaagcagaagtttatggatgcatgcacgcacggacgccacatgatcacaaaagctcaccttgtcactttgtaacaggtgagctaaaaatcatctgatcctatttccaagactgtttaattataattacctgatgaccccaaataatatgatgtcacttgactgtgaccttgacctactgacctactttcttgttttttaagatacagccttgaaattttgacaaCATACACAGTtctgcacacaaatcgtaaaactgaatttcattgaccatgaatatgacctaccgactttcttaatattttatcatcagtttgacatttgaagcatgtagctcatattactcaggtgagtgatccagggtcatcatgacactcttgttagaaaattatgaagatttttctatatacaataaagtaaccccatggagcggggtcaatttgaccctggggtcatgatttgaacaactttagtagaggtccattaggcaatgctacatgtgaaatatctaagctctaggccttctggtttagttttagaaaattttcgaagattttcctatgtaaaatcaagtgacccctagggcagggccaattttaccccatgggtcatgatttgaacaaagtttgtacaagtctactaggcaatgttacatgtcaaatatctaagctctaggccttctggttgatttttttttaaaaattgaagattttcctgtagaaatctatgtaaaatcaagtgacccctagagcgaggtcaattttgaccctggggtcatgatttgaacaattttagtagaggtccactaggcaatgctacatgtccaatatctaagctctagggcttctggtttttgagaaaaagattttttaagattttcctatgtaaaatcaagtgacccctgaggcaatgcttcacaccaaatataaatatctaagctctatggcttctggtgtttgagaagaagatttttaaagtttttcctttcggttgccatagcaaccagagttctgcctggaatatatttctttgaacaatttttgtagagcttcacccaaggaacattcctgtgaagtttggatgaaattcgcctagcggtttatgaagagatgtcatttaaagtaaaagtttacggacgacggacaccggacagtgagtgatcagaatagctcaccctgagcctgtggctctggtgagctaataacaagactcagtttgaaaaatgtcatattattatgcatttattgtaatatgaaacaCTACCCAAAACTTCACAAACAAAAGGAACAAGTGTCTATTTCTGTTACCAACAAAATCTAGAAGTTTATACTCTTAACACttactatttttttaaatatacatgtagaataaAAGCATTTGTGGTTACTGAAGATACCTATCACATGTAATTAAGAAAACAATCATGCaccatttcaatttttaaaatagttcagcTTCAGTGACAAACATACAGACCATATAACCCAAAACAATATGCAGTGTTCCTTACTTTAAACCCTCTTATATACATAAAACACAATGTTAATtcattatttcaaatgaaattatcaaCCAGCTTGCAAAATTAACCATGTTTAGAAGAACTTGAAATGGAATTCTagcaaataatttatattttcacagttAACAGGATTTATTGGAAGACTGATAAAATCTAGCTGTGTTTTATTCACTCAATTTAAGTGGATAAACATGCATGATTTGAGGTGATCTCCCCTTCCTTCTTGATCTTGAACTATGCGCAAAGTAATGCAAATTAAAAATTTCTTCGaatatacatataacatcttttcttttaaaaaacacagTTGTTACTCTGGTTCACAAAATGTAACAATATCAAAGTATGCACAACTGTTGAATATTCTAACACATATTCAAGGAATCAAATGCCTTTAAATTTTAATCACACCAGCATATTTATCAACAATCACTTCTCTTTCTTATCCTCACTATCTTGATTTTCTTGCGAATCCTGTTCAGTTTCCTCTTCTGTACTCTCCTCCTTGGCGTCCTTCCCTTTCTGTTTCTCAGCCTGTCTACttctctgttttatttttaactgtttaacATTGTGAATCAACATTCCCACGTCCCACAGCCATGAGATGACGATCACTAAACAGTTCATCAACAACGGCATAGAGAATACAATCGAGATAAACAAACCGTTACTGTCAAAATATTGCTCACTGGCAAATAGTTTAAAATTCTTAGCTGCCCATTCATTTATATATTCCGCACAGAATACCAGAATCATTAAAACACTGAAATAAATGGCTTGTAGCACTCCCTTATTTCTTGTAAGCACAGTCAATATTGCACATGTAAGATGGAAAGCAGCAAGACCGCAGAACCAAGGTTCCGTCCAGTTTATACTTTGTAGGTATTTTATTAATCCGTCTATCTCATTAACTCTAATGGGATTTATTGGACCTCTGAAATCATTTCTTGAATCGTCAgccatttttcaaatttacaaacaCTGCTCTATTATGTCTTTTCTTTGGCAAGAAAGCTGCTTTTATTTATGAGTGATGCTAGCAGTAAAGCAAAAATTATTtcttgtgttcttgacagaaatTAAAACATTAGGTAAAatcattaacaagaaagatagcAAATTGACAGAACGATATGTACACTATTGGaactgaatatattttgtaagtCTGTGAACCTCTATTTTCTTTGCGCAACACAACCTTTGAAGGAATTCAGTCTAACATCAATTTCACCTTCTTCAAGctgaaaaagaataaatgaatGTAATTAACTAAACTATCCAAAATCAAGTTACTCATGTTCTCACTATATAACACAAGTTGGCCATGGTGACTCTCCAGAGTTTCAAAGTTTAAGCAGgttttaaagacacttgctgcagtttcttgtatgagagaggGGCAAAAGATttccaataatagaatttgttcaaactttgtatatgaatacagtttcatgttagaaacagaaaaatgcaaaaacaaaagaTCAACACGTTTGTTTAGGAGTTACCTAACCTTAAGTTAAAACTGggtttttcttcaaatttgcatattcaagggcagataactcctgaacaagcatggtgactttcatttttttttcataattctgtttctaacatgacactgtgtccatatacaaagtttgaacaaattctattattgggaattAATTTTACCTAAAACTGCCACAACCATcctaaacaaataacatttctgcTAAATAACTTTGAAAGCTGGTATATTCTAAGGGAAGACTTTCAAAGTCTTCTAGATTAGGAATACAACACATAATCCCTGCTGTCATTTTAAAATCAAGAAGACTTTTAACAACTTTAGAAGACTGGTTTATGAGAAAGTATCTGAAATTTTGTGAAAGAGGATCATACAAGGAAAATCTCGGCCAAGTTTTATCAATTTGCAAAAAGTGGTTTCAAAGTAGTTgttcaaaaagaaaatgttgacagatggaCAGGCGTATGACAGACCGCTGGTGATCAAAACAGCCACTTTCAGCAAGCTGTGTTCTAGTGGGCTAAAGAGTAACTAAACAGTACTGACCAGCTTTATACATAATGCATTAATTCACTATATCAGCAAGGCTAAAGTTCTGGAGGAGTAATCAAGAACTTGAAAAGCTTCCTGGTGAAAAACCTTGTTAGTAGTGGGCCAAATATTTTAGACAGACACAGCTGATTAATCTTTcttatttgagccgtgtcatgggaaaaccaacatagtgtgtttgcgaccaacatggatccaggccagcctgcacatccgcccagtctggccaggatccatgctgttcgctaatgctttgaaagcgaccagcattgattctgaccagactgcgtggatgtgcaggctggtctggatccatgctggtcgcaacgcactatgttggttttctaatggcacggctcatttaaatttTCACACATACCTCGTCTGCTGAGTAGATATCTTTGTAACAGAAATCTGAGATGCATTGGCGTATACAAATAGCTTGCTCTGCTCCTCGCTTTGCAAGACAATCTGGATTCACATCACACGGCTGCTTAgcattcttatagattttatcctACAACAATATAAAGTTAGAGATGTTAATAATTTTTACTAGGGAGGACACATTGGTTGAGAGTTCCCACACACTTTCCTATGTAGATGGCAGACCCAGGTTCAGATCAGGGCCAGTCCAACTATGGTATGTCCCTGATAAGGCATCTATCTCGATTGCTTCATTCTACTTAGCTGTAAATGAGTACCTCCTGGGCATAAAACTTGGGTAGTTAAATGCCAATGGCTGTTTCAAGAGCTTTAGTCTATCATACTCCTAGGTCTGTACAGACATTCAACATCCCCTACCATACTATTACCTTTCTTCCCTTAATCTCTTTCTAAATCTACCTTATGTTTTTCCAGTAAACCCGGAAAATTTTAacgttaattaagaaataataagttcccaaacgtggtttatcgtagatgagttcttatgcataagaatatatcacgaaggccgtaggcctgtgtgatatattatttcgcatcagaatgaaaaactcgggttattctacgataaatcacacttggaaatttattatttcgattctaacacgacatactagtatcaacagtgttagaaaaaaatggtaactactttttacggccGTGCTATGCACCTGAATCGGATGACACCATTGCaagcgagtggtttattgcagaataacccgagatagattttgctctatatTTATGTAGGTTATTTActtgtcgtgttagaatgtcTTGTTACGACGTATAAAGTTCCTTCAGTTACTTTTCACTCTATGCTTTAAtgctactctttttttttcacaggATTAAAAAAGGTTCTTACATCTCTCTTCTTTCTGTAAGTGTATTTCTTGTACTGGTAC
The sequence above is a segment of the Mercenaria mercenaria strain notata chromosome 3, MADL_Memer_1, whole genome shotgun sequence genome. Coding sequences within it:
- the LOC123523986 gene encoding transmembrane protein 18-like, with the translated sequence MADDSRNDFRGPINPIRVNEIDGLIKYLQSINWTEPWFCGLAAFHLTCAILTVLTRNKGVLQAIYFSVLMILVFCAEYINEWAAKNFKLFASEQYFDSNGLFISIVFSMPLLMNCLVIVISWLWDVGMLIHNVKQLKIKQRSRQAEKQKGKDAKEESTEEETEQDSQENQDSEDKKEK
- the LOC123523987 gene encoding uncharacterized protein LOC123523987, which produces MKTGGLLFSVCVCLAILLLIDCISEAHSARVQYQYKKYTYRKKRDDKIYKNAKQPCDVNPDCLAKRGAEQAICIRQCISDFCYKDIYSADELEEGEIDVRLNSFKGCVAQRK